The genome window AGCTGCCTTGAACAACTTCTGACGACTTGCACATACTCCGTTGGAAGTTCCTGTGCACTGCACTAGAGCCAGCCACCCACAACCACAACCAGTAAGCCTTTTAATGGGCTGTGTGATGTCCGTTGTTGGGTAGGTTCAGGTCATCAACCTGCCTGCACTGCCTTGTACGGAGATAAACCGTAGAACAATACAGTTAGTTTTACCCCGCCAGCCAGACTTCAAGCGTAGAACAGACTGGGCAAGTGGGATTCACCTCCTAAGGTTAACCACGCTGACACTCAAGCTTCTTTGTATTCTCCAATAGCACCTGTTCCAGAACGATAGTCAACAACCCAGAAGTTCCAACGTGTCAATGGCAGGTCCTAAGTCCATGCAAACAGAAAACAAAACAAGTAACGGAAGATCAACAAAAACTTGTTTACCTCTCGGATGTAAGTTGCAATTGCTTTGCACCCTTCTATTGCAAGTCCCATTACATTTTCAAATGTATCAATTGGTAATTTTGCATCCATCTGAAAAAGGCATTTTTTTAAGCTGCTTCCTTCTGATGCTAACAAAAGAATAATACTATGCAGAAATCAAACACAAAGGAAGTATTTCACAAGAGAGCAAAACTGAAGCATATAATACGATTGCGCCTAGAGACAGAGAATTGAGGCGGCAAGAATGTGATTCATGATCTTTCTACCTGAAGCAAAGTCACTTTGTCCATCTTTGCAAGAATGCCAACAGTGACATCAGAACCCCCAGCACTGTCTTCGAGGTAATTCAGATCTGGCATAGTACATTAGAATTGTTTGACTTTTATTTATACCATAAGATTACTGTTAAAGATATGAAAATTAGGAAGGTGTCTTACCGAGCAAAGGAGTAGAACACAGATAACCAGCACTACATGATGTGGCAATGTCTCGCATTGGAATCCCAGCATCTGCAAGAGCTAGTGTTGCAGCATTTATGCAAGCTGACCTTGTTCCTGTTGTACACATGGTCATGGTCAACATGACAATAATCTTGAAGCACAAATTATGGTTAAATTATTTCCAAGAAGCGAAAGAATAATATGCTATAGCATGACTGGATAATATATGTTAAATTATTTTCAAGAAGCAAAAGAATAATATGTCATACAACAACAAAGACTTTTATCCCAAGCTTGTTGGGGTATGCTAGAGTTAAAACCCAATAGAAACCACAAGTCATGGTTCGGGTACATGTATAGTTGTTTGTCATGCACTCCTTACACAAGGCTAGATCTTTGGATATATCCCATCCTTTCAAGCCCCTTTTTACCGCCTCTTTCCATGTCAACTTCGGTCTTCTCCTTCCTCTCTTCTCATTACTATCGCTCCTTAGAATCCCCTTACGCAGTAGTGTATATGGAGTTCTCCGTTTGACATGCCCAAACCATCTTAACCGATGTTAGataagcttttcttcaattggttCTACCACTAGCCTATCACGTATATCGTCGCTTCGGACTCGATCCATTTTTGTATGGCCACAGATCCAACAAAACATAAGTACTTCGGCAACACTTATCTACTAAACATGTCGTCTTTAGCATGAGTAGTAATAGACTAAGATAGCAAAGAATAATATGCTATATTGGGTAATGTAGCTAAGTATAAAAGGCACACAACATAATTGGTTACATTTCCCAGATTGTCTCATCATGCAAACCATAAATCTAGATCTACTCAGGCCACGGGAAAAATGCTCTTCCTTGACCTCATTTTAGTACATAACAAAAAACAAACTTTGTTCCAGAATAAATAATAGAGGTTCTGAGAGTGAATACGCCTGGAAGCAACTTCAACAATCAGAAAGTAGGAAAGCAGAACACCTACCACCATCAGCTTGAAGAACTTGGACATATATATCAATCTGCAAAAAAGTATAATAAGCATTGGAAGTTGGCCCTGATATCATATAAAACTGAAGTTTTTCAAAGGACCGACCTGTGAGTGTGGCATTAAATGTGTTAATATGCTTGCCTCCATTGTCTGTCGAATAACAAGAGAAATTTCTGTTGATCGCCTGTAAGATGATTGTAGTGTTAGTTCAGTATCATAGTTATATGGGATATGAAACACCATGTACCTTCAAGCTGAATCCACTTAAGTTCACTACAGTTCATGCAGCTTATATCGATTTTGCACACTAGGTGTTCACCCCAACAGCAACTAAAGCAAGTCAACTAAATTATACTGCAGAAATGCAACACTGTTTGTTACACCGGATGCTACTCATGAAATTCCTGGTCTTAACCATGGCCTATTTTTTTTATGGAAACAGGAGCGTCACACCCCTAAAGATTAATATATTAGAACATAGAGAAAAATAAGTTCATAAGTACAACACAAAGGGAGAAAAAGGAACAAAAAGAGAAAGGGACTAAGAAACGGATAAGATCAAGGTACTGAACACGACTTATATTACTGATATGGCTTGGAACTGAAAAATTAGGCAAATATAGTTAGAGGCAAGTTCACCCTCTCAAGAGGCGGAAACCAGGTTAGATGAATTAGGGAGAGCTGTTTGCTTGACAAACTCAATAGACGATGCCTTTGAGATCTCAGTGCCTAAGAAACCAATCTAACAAACATGCTAAATTTCCTAAGAAGAAACAAAACAAACCAATCACCAATCTCATGACTAATCATCTGTTACAGCTGTCAACACTGCcagtgttattaaaactacgtttaaacgtagtttaaaCGTCAAAATTCTAATTAGAGGTTGAAACCGTATTTTGGTGTTCTAAACTGTAAAACGCAGTGTTTCATGCGTTTTAGACCATTAGCTACTTTTGGGTCCAGTCTGTTAGTTACTTTTGGGGTCCAATCCagctcatgggtgaagttttggtaaTCCATAAACCTCTCTGTTTTGGTATTTAATTTCATgttattgtctgaaattatgatatattggtatttttcctatgttgtctaaacgtttaaaagtcaaaacttcacccatgagtGTTTCAACGTTTTATCGTTTTAATAACCTTGGACACTGCACACTGGGATGGATGAACATGTCAGGCTTCCAGTGACACTAGCAAAGTGCCCGTAAGTTGCTACAATTTTCATTTATGCTTGAGTATagagtataaaacacaaagaCATGTGTGTTCTTTGGCTAGGTGGGTGTGAATGTGAGTTTGGAGCCAGCAACCATAGTTCAAATTCTCATTTGTGcataattttatctttttcgatttAAATGTGGGGGAGCACGACGACAGTAAAAAACCGTGGAACCGTGGAAACTGATGCTTAATATAGTAAATAGAAAGAGATTGGCATGTGAGGCCTACAAAGCCATCCACAACTATTATACTGTTACAAAAACATCTGACACCCATACATTCACTGAGGATTGTTTACTGTATTGGGAAAGTCAATTGTGATCCCAAAAACACAGGATTCAGAGAAAAGAAGCTTGTTGATAAGGTAGAGAAATAAAACACATTTGCAACATCGGAAATCTTTCCTGATAGTAAGTGAACCAAATGCTGTGAATGCCCAAGGATGGACTTTTCTTTTAATCAAATTTTACTGTGTTCAAGTTGGAAAGTACCTGTCACCCTTCGGTTTTCTCCTCCGATCTCCTGTACTAAACTCTGCCATCCTGTACTCACAACGAACCTGCATACAGAACTCCCTCAGGAACACAGCACAAAGAACAGCCTCTAACAAAATAATGCACTTGGAGGAGTGAAACTTTACCAAAGCCTCCTTGCTGTTTACTTGCTGACCTTTGTTCTGAACCTGAAAGAGCAATCAAAGAGCATGAACTTGTTATTTGGTTACACTGAAAAGTAAATTGAAGGTACAACAAAGCAATAGAAGGTGAAGCCCCCTGGTGTTTAGTAGTCTGACAGGAAGTAAAGAACATGAGTGATTGAAATCTCCATAATTCCAAGTTCTCCAGTACATCTCAGGAATGAACATTGTGTACGTATAAACAAATAATGTGCTACTGGCAATAGGCCAGTATGGATCCTAGTGGTTTTCACACTGTTCATGCATATAGAAAATTTAAACAATAGGCAAGTCAGTTTTTCCAAATGATCCCCAATTTCACTAGGAAAAACTACTGAAGATTAGATCAAAGTCGATGTTGGTTCAGAGAATTCGACCGACCATATAGTACACGAGTAAATGGAAACCCCCTCTAAGAGGCATTTCCTCAAACACGCAGTGCACATGACTCTGGTGGACACCGAGATACACAAGTAGGATAACGGGAATCACCTCTCGCGGGCCGTAGACGGCGGCGATGACTCTGGTGTTGCCCATCTCGAACAGCGCCGACCTGCGCAGAGCAACAAACACCAGCAGAACCGATCAAAAGTGAGCACCGTACCGCCGTCCCAACCCTTATCGAATAGCTAGCTGTTCGTTTCAACCCAGTCCATCAGAGTCGGGAGAGATTCTTAACTCACCCGTCTGCGCGCGCAACGACGCCGACCTCGCCCTTGAGTTGCCGCATCTGCGTGATGTCCAGCACCGGGTGAGATAGGGCTGTTCGCGTGAACCGCGCGTAGGGGAAAGCGGGCGAGGATGCATCACCTCGTTGGGGCGGCGGCCGTCGACGCGGAAGCCGGTGAGGGGGTTCACGTACTCCATCGCCGGAATCGCCGCTGTATCTCCGTGTCCGAACGACGCGCCGCACCGAGGTGAGCGAACAAGTGAGGCGAGCGAGGGTTTTTGTTGGGTTTTCTCAGAGAAGAGAGTCGTGCTGTCCCATCGCCGTGCCCCTGGAGGCCTGCACCCGCGGTGTCCCTGTCACCCGAGCCTTTTTTTTGTCGAGCCTGAAGGCGGAAATTTGGATCTCAACTACCCAAGCCCAACTCTATTCAGAGTCCCCAAGCCCAACTCTATTCAGGTCTGTTTGGGTGTACGCTTGAATTGTGTTCATGAAAATGGAGGTCCAATTCCATAGCCAATTGTATTGGAAATGTTGTGACATCGATTAACTTGACATCGAGACACCATAAAAGAACATACACCATAAAGTCTCGTAAAGTGCTACTAAGGGACCGGGACCCACTAGGCCCTAGGGCCTCTGATGCCTTAGGGCCTCCCCTTGTCCTTAGTGCCTCTTGGGTCCCATTTGCTCCGAAGGATTCAAGTGCTCAGAACAACTCATCACTCGGAACATCGAACACTTAACACCACTTAGATGTTTGGGGGCTCTCTGCTGGTCCCAAGGTCCCTAAGAGCATCTCTAATAGCTCTCCAGAAAACGACTCCTCAAAATCAGTTTTAAGGGACATCTAAATAATTAGTGGGGGTAGATTTTAATCATTTCTCCAATAGATCCATTAAAGCGACAGATTGTTTCTGGAGAGCCAAAAAACtcctcatttgtagctacaaatgagaGAGTTTTAAGGGCTATAAAAATGTTGGGAGCGCTTTAGGGGAACCGTTGGAGACACATTTTTGTGTTTTTTCAAAAAAATTGGATTTAGGGGAGACTTTTGGGGAgttattggagatgctctaagagcaactccaatagttatgtaaattttagctctctaaatcacagatttaagaagttgctaaataactttgggagtaaaaaatgtgagttctccaatagttctctaaatataggttgtagttttgttttgtatctatccaCATAAAAAAATAAAAGTCACAAATGTCATCAATTACCTTCATTATCTACATAATGCAGCaaacatttttgtttagggagttgcTAAACGATTGCCAAATGTAGAGATGAAATAAGGTTAGATGagaagttgttaaatttagaaagttcatttagagaactgttggagatgAGTTTTTGTGTTAACTACTTAAATTGTTGATTTAGGAAGTCTattagagaactactggagttgctctaaggtCCTCACCCTCTCATTATGTGAGCGAACATGCTCTAAACCCTTTGAGACCCAAAGCCTTGTGGGAACAAGGGACTTGATGCGAACTAAGTACAATCCTGTCATAAGGCTGAAGGATGTGTCTAGACCCACTAAGGACATTACAACCCTGAGGTCGAGACCCCCAATTAAAAGGTCTTCTAATAAGTCTATAGCGGTTGTTTATTGAATAAGTATTAGGTGTGATGTGCGCCATTACAGCCCTGAAAAGCGCGGTGTTGccatgacttaggttgtagggtaCTCGAGACCACTATATAGTATCTGCATTGACCATGTCGCCACACATACGCATGTAGATGTACCATAAAGAATTATCAAGTATGGAAGGTTACACTTACTGCCAACTACATCTTACTAAATAACATGGGCTCGATGTCCGTGGATATGACATTCATAACCTCCCCTACGATAGGTATGTCATGAGACTACTAAAGGACATCTTTGACAATATGCCATGACCAAAGGCATGACCTTGAGTATGAATCCAAGAACATGATAAGGACGAAACATTTGGGCTTTAGTCAGTGGAATTCGAGGTCCATGTAACATCTCTCCTCCCTTACACTATAAAAGGAGGGGCAAAGTAACATTTAGGCCTTCTTCGGTTGCATAGGGATTGAAGGAGGTTGAGGGGGATTAAATCtccttctattcaattttgaatagaaaGGGATTTAATCTCCTACAATCCCCTCCTACTTGAACAAGCCCTTAGAGGGATCCAAGATCGATAAAGAGTTAGACCTAGGGACTGAAGGACGATAAAGGGTAAGACCCTGTGATTCAAGATTGATAAAGGGTTAGACCCAAGGGATTCACAGGTTCTTCCAAGGTCGATTCAAAGTTGGTAGAATTCACTCTCCATATAGGGCAAGCATAAAGGTGGATTGGGACCATTAGGCTATAACCTCCATCGTAACCAAGAAGTGAGGGGAGCTAGAAGGTCTTGATACTCGGTTATGTATGAGCGTGTAATATTCATCATTATGTTCATCAATCAATTAGCAAGAGAACATAGGGTATTACATGCACTATGGTATAAACCTTTCTAATTATCCATGTGTTGGATCCTAGTTGTGCTTAGATTCGGCATGACCGTCGACCTATACCCCCTCTCTCTATAAACTATCTTTTTAGTACTCTTTATACCTTAATGTTATCATGCAACAATAACAACCAATGTCACCATTTGCTAACTATAAAGCTACATGACATTCTTAAAGAACCTCGAAATATATTATACAACAAATAaagaataatattctttatttttAAAAAATGCCTAAAATATTTATCATGCAACACACTtgtcacatttctctatttctaTCAAAGAATTTTATTCACATCATATATCAATAAAGAAGTATTATATTCCAAAATCTTACTTTTTCATGACATGAAACACACATTTAATTGCTTCATAGCAAAAAATTGCAACCAGATAAATTATTAAATATACTATTTAATCAATTTAATCAAGAATATGTAGTCTTATGATTCAGGGTAAGGGAACAATCCTTGATCTATTTGATCACATATTATTTATTAGTTTATAGAACCAATATTGGTTCTCAAATTCAAGACCATGCATCAAACTCATACAATTTCACTTTGTAAAATGTTGGAACCACCATCATATTGAATGATTGGACTAGACACTTCTATGAGTTCTAGGATTATAGCTTCAAGTCAAGATCAAGTTCTTGTGGGTCATAATTGAAGTTCTTGCTGGTGGACTCCTCCAATAGGTTCCCATCGTCCTTCCTTTTCATGTCAATATGATCATATTCCTATAAATATTAGAAGTTAGAACACACCCATTATCACTAAGCTTGATAGCCTATGTATTTGAATACCATGCACATGTTCACTGTCTAGGACTTTCGAGTAATTCAGTGTTAAGGGGCATTTTTTCTTAGTGTTGTGCATATATCATTGAACATATATTTCATAAAGCTACCCATGGTAGGAAAAAATATTGCACAAATATTTCATAATAATTCTACCGAAAATGATGGTTTAAATTTGGTCTAGACAAATAAGGACCAAGAGCAAAATACATACCATATGATTAGGTGCTTCAAAGAGATGCAGTTGTGTAGGAATCATGCTGTTTGGATTGACATAAGATGACCTTATCATAGGAATCTTGAACCGTTCACTCATCTCTTCTCTTCTTGTTCCATACATCATCTACAATAAATAGAAGAGGTCCAATCGTGATCCACATAGGAGACACCATTGTATACAATGCTAAGGTCATCATAGTAAGGGAGAAATGTTATTGGTATTGCACATGCAAAGTTTGTACAAGTTTATAAAAATGGCGCTTTTAGGTTTGAATAGATGTAACAATAGAAGGCTCATACAACGCAAAGTTCGAAATATTTGGGCATTGCATTGAAGCATGAATACAAGGCTAGTAATAAGACCTCAATGGGTAGTGGGGCAACATTTCAACCCCTTTCCTTAATACCAAAAATCTATAACAAAATCATCTAGCCTTGAAAAATACCATTTCTATCTCTAATTATGATGTATGCTAGCCTTAGAATATATGTGTCATTGTCACATATGATGATTTTCTCCGATAAAATAGTTTCTGTGATGGGTACCTTTTACCTAAAATGCATGCAAGAAGATCCTTGTTGTAGTGATACATACATATTCACATAATGCCAAAAAATACAAAGTTGTTGGTAGATAAATGAAGAAGTAGCATAAGCAAAATAATATAACAATCATTATATATATGTCAATTCTCATAAATGTGCTTCAAAGAAAAGAAGGTAATCCATGACATGATATAAGACACAATGCTATAGTAAAAATCACACGAATGGATAATATCCTTACAATTGTGCTTACCAAGCCTTGGATGCCAACTCTATGAATTGGTGACGGACTATGGGTGTCTTCAAAATACTCTTTTATTTCCTCTTCTATTCTCATCCTTTCTAGCTTGGCAATCCCAAACCCTCTTTTTCTTTCCTTTGGCTTGGTAGGGGTGCTTTTAGCAATCCTTCTACGCTTCTTAGGCAAAGACGAGGCTATTTCTTCCTCTTTGTTGCAATCACTTGAACTATTTTTATCCATTTGCGCCTACATATATCaaatcatatgcaaaagatataagTTAGCATGTATTGTATATGCAAAAGCAAATCTACAAGTAGAGGGAAGACTTTTGATACATACACAACAATAATTAGAAAAGTATGCTCCCCAATACTATTTTCACTTGTGGTCTTGAGGACCTCCGTAATATAGTGGCACCATGCATATATATTGCTATGAAGTAAATGTTCATAATTTATTTCTTGCAATCTTTTTTTCTCCTCATAAATGCATATATTCATATGAGATCTTTTATTCATGCATTGTATATTTGTAGATAGTGTGGTCCCTTGTAAGTTAGATTGATCTAATAAATATAAATATCAACATATACCTAGATATATCTAGTGCAATAAATGTGGTTATGTATTTTGGATAAATAAAGGAGATTAATAGTGTATATGGAGACTGAAATAATGGCCAAGCGTCCCATTCTTATTTTGATATATCAAGTAATAAATGTTTGCATCACCATGTTCACTATATTTTGATTTCCCCACGATCCTTTGAAATCCATGTATATTTGGACAATAATATGTGCAATAATTCTAATGAATTATAACTAACAACCCCATGGGATTTTTTTGAAACTATTGTAGCAAATAGTGTCTTTCCCATGGATTTTGAATTAGGCAAGATTGTGTAGCTTATATATTAAAAGAATGATCCCTAACATTTATTTAGTTCAATACTCTTGAATATGCACTACTCTATTTTTCTTTTAATCTACGGATGTGAAATTTATTAAACCACAAATGAGATCCAACTAGAGTTGATAGGACGTAGGGTATGAAAGCCAAATGATAGATGGCGGGACATCTACTAGTAACCATATGCTAAATGCTAGTATATGAACTACTTATGTTGGTGCCTAGCCCACTACCATGGGTTGTGTTTGGTTCCCCTGACTAAAATTTAGTACGTGTCACATCATACGTTTGAATATTaattaggagtatgaaatatggaCTTAATTAAGTTTAGTAAATTTGTATCATCTTTTAGTCTTCATctatataattagttttataattagactatatttaatatccGTAATTACCATTTAAATATTTGATATAACAAGAGCTAAATTTTAGCTTATAGGGTAACAAGACATGGGGTTAAACTCAATCTCATGGCTAGGGCTGAACACAGTGAACCAAATGTTAAAAGCCAAACGGAAGATCTAGGACAGAAACCTAAACCAAAAATTGGTTAATTTGGTTTTCAACCTCGGTTAACCTAATTACCCGAAAGAACCAAAATTTTCTTAGGGGGCGTTTTTTTTATGAGTTATGATTATGATGCCAGGTAGCTTGCCGGTCAAGCATTCATTCCAGGAAGCTTCAGTGGGTCTCCATACGCCAACAAATGCTCTTAAAAGTGTACGCTATCCACACCAAAATGTAACATGTAAGGCTATATACAACAACTTATCTATTTCTATACCCACATTCAAACTACACTTGACAAACAACGTATTTTACAGTGTAAAACAATGTTTTGGGTGACCATATGAGTGATATGTTCGATACGATCTAACACGACTTGTGGTTTGTAACACTGCCTCCAAAAATCGAACTCGTGGCTCAGGCCTAAAAAGAACTCTCCAGTTCATCCGGCATGGCATGTGATGCGAGTACGGGTGATAATGAGCtctaattttacactataaaatttaagaatcAGATCGAATCAAGATCATATTAGGATCAGACtctatttttattcatttttaaaTTAAATTTTAGGAGGTCAATAAACAAATAATGAAAAGACATTTGGATCATAATCCATTACCACCTCACATGTGAGAGGATCAGAGGAACGACCTGCGCACGCCCGTAGCAGCAACCGCAATTTCGACCGGCTTCGGCGAGCGTATTCCGCGGCTTTTGGGTAGACCAGTGATCGATGAGCCGCCAAAGGACTCTGTCCTCCTACTTGTACGAGTAGCTTTAGAGGATGTTTCTCAAAGGGAAATAGCCTCAACTATttactataatcgattttggtgtttgacgaccatcacaaatcttatggactaactagtttgcctagtgatcatttcttaggtgcataaagttcatatacatcAATTCTAAGTCAACTATTTGAAATACCATCGATTATTTCGGACAAGAGAAGTGTTTTGGAAATTCtcctgagcgcggaccgt of Zea mays cultivar B73 chromosome 8, Zm-B73-REFERENCE-NAM-5.0, whole genome shotgun sequence contains these proteins:
- the LOC100192964 gene encoding Exosome complex component RRP41 homolog encodes the protein MEYVNPLTGFRVDGRRPNEMRQLKGEVGVVARADGSALFEMGNTRVIAAVYGPREVQNKGQQVNSKEALVRCEYRMAEFSTGDRRRKPKGDRRSTEISLVIRQTMEASILTHLMPHSQIDIYVQVLQADGGTRSACINAATLALADAGIPMRDIATSCSAGYLCSTPLLDLNYLEDSAGGSDVTVGILAKMDKVTLLQMDAKLPIDTFENVMGLAIEGCKAIATYIREVLLENTKKLECQRG